The following proteins are encoded in a genomic region of Arachis stenosperma cultivar V10309 chromosome 4, arast.V10309.gnm1.PFL2, whole genome shotgun sequence:
- the LOC130975412 gene encoding uncharacterized protein LOC130975412, with amino-acid sequence MADAPPPTPSELLRMVTELQQANQQMAEANERMRNENQRMQQQIEQLINARLEHGNDHNERNNDDERRTHVSETPQDDEGGGPRDNEKRAETDGDELDNSTGPFTADIMNFQLPRQFTLPTTLTPYDGLGDPKQHIKKFRSIMIVNSASDPILCRCFPSFLDGPALDWFCSLPADSISRFQELAKQFEDHFAASAIYLHDSDYLTTVKQEPQESLKDYITRFTKIAMRIPDLHPEVHLHAIKSGLRPGKFQEAIVVAKPKTLAEFHEKAKGQIDIEELRQAQKSERSASTKEDDKPRENRKSFKPTPRYESYTQFNAKRDDIIKEILNSKLIKPPRKVGSYPEPKNADKSKYCTFHQKFGHTTNECVIAKDLLERLA; translated from the coding sequence ATGGCCGACGCACCTCCCCCCACGCCATCCGAGCTCCTTCGTATGGTAACCGAGCTTCAACAGGCAAACCAGCAAATGGCCGAGGCAAACGAGCGTATGAGAAACGAGAATCAACGGATGCAACAGCAAATTGAGCAATTAATCAATGCTCGCCTTGAACACGGTAACGATCATAATGAACGGAACAATGATGATGAACGCCGCACACATGTCTCAGAGACACCTCAGGACGACGAAGGCGGAGGTCCTCGGGATAACGAAAAAAGAGCCGAGACCGACGGAGACGAGCTTGACAACTCCACAGGACCGTTCACAGCAGATATCATGAATTTCCAACTACCTAGACAATTCACTTTACCAACGACGCTAACTCCTTATGATGGATTGGGAGATCCAAAGCAACACATTAAGAAGTTCCGATCAATTATGATCGTCAACAGTGCATCTGACCCTATTTTATGTCGCtgttttccttcttttttagATGGTCCTGCACTTGACTGGTTTTGCTCTTTGCCTGCAGATTCTATTTCCCGATTCCAGGAGCTGGCAAAGCAATTTGAGGATCACTTTGCAGCATCTGCGATATACCTACATGATTCCGACTACTTGACGACTGTTAAACAAGAACCTCAAGAAAGCCTGAAGGACTACATCACCCGTTTTACGAAGATAGCAATGAGGATCCCCGATCTCCACCCTGAAGTCCACTTACATGCCATCAAAAGCGGCCTCCGCCCGGGAAAATTTCAGGAGGCTATCGTGGTGGCCAAGCCAAAGACTCTGGCCGAGTTTCATGAGAAGGCCAAGGGACAGATAGATATTGAGGAGCTTCGCCAAGCTCAGAAGTCTGAAAGGTCGGCATCCACTAAAGAGGATGACAAACCTCGAGAAAATAGAAAGAGCTTCAAGCCGACACCTCGTTACGAATCATACACACAGTTTAATGCAAAGAGAGATGATATCATCAAGGAAATACTAAATTCCAAGTTGATAAAACCTCCTCGGAAAGTCGGGAGTTATCCAGAGCCAAAAAATGCTGACAAATCCAAGTATTGCACGTTCCATCAAAAGTTCGGTCACACAACCAATGAATGTGTGATCGCAAAAGATCTTCTCGAACGTTTGGCATGA